The proteins below are encoded in one region of Streptomyces marianii:
- a CDS encoding DNA-binding protein NsdB, whose product MTGEPNTRLADLFGLAGWSKGELARLVNRQAAAMGHPQLATDTSRVRRWIDMGESPRDPVPKVLAALFTERLGRVVTIEDLGFVRHGRTRKRREVGGAGHPDGLPWAPERTAAVLTEFTGMDLMLNRRGLVGAGAALAAGSALSSAMHDWLHTDPALATDAPRLHDPLDADPAGFDRYEAAPIGSQEIDALERSVEVFRAWDASRGGGLQRKAVVGQLNEVGGMLAYRHPDHLQRRLWGVAANLAVLAGWMSHDVGLEPTAQKYFVIAAHAAREGGDRPRAGEALSRAARQMVHLGRPDDALDLMKLAKSGSGEETLPRTRAMLHTIEAWAQASMGRAQAMRRTLGEAEELFVSDKGDVPPPSWMQMFDEADMHGMQALAYRTLAEHDPAAAGIAQRHAKQALELREGGRQRSKIFDYLSMASACFIADDPEQADRYARLALVSIGETSSHRTWDRLREMYRLTGQFAGYAKIEDLREEIQHALPGSPSKSVRNARI is encoded by the coding sequence GTGACCGGAGAACCCAACACCCGTCTCGCGGACCTGTTCGGCCTCGCCGGCTGGTCCAAGGGCGAGCTCGCGCGGCTCGTGAACCGGCAGGCGGCGGCCATGGGCCATCCGCAGCTGGCGACCGACACCTCGCGGGTCCGGCGCTGGATCGACATGGGGGAGTCCCCTCGAGATCCGGTGCCGAAGGTGCTGGCGGCTCTGTTCACCGAGCGACTCGGCCGTGTCGTGACCATCGAGGACCTCGGGTTCGTACGGCACGGGCGCACGCGCAAGCGAAGGGAGGTCGGCGGCGCCGGCCATCCCGACGGCCTGCCCTGGGCACCCGAACGTACGGCGGCGGTCCTCACCGAATTCACGGGAATGGACCTCATGCTCAACCGACGCGGCTTGGTGGGCGCGGGCGCCGCGCTCGCCGCAGGCTCCGCACTCAGCAGCGCCATGCACGACTGGCTGCACACCGACCCCGCTCTGGCCACCGACGCTCCGCGTCTCCACGATCCCCTGGACGCCGACCCCGCTGGGTTCGACCGCTACGAGGCCGCTCCCATCGGGTCGCAGGAGATCGACGCCCTGGAGCGCTCCGTCGAGGTGTTCCGCGCCTGGGACGCCTCCCGGGGCGGCGGACTGCAGCGCAAGGCGGTGGTCGGCCAGCTCAACGAGGTGGGCGGCATGCTCGCCTACCGCCACCCCGACCACCTCCAGCGCCGTCTGTGGGGTGTCGCGGCCAACCTCGCCGTGCTCGCAGGCTGGATGTCCCACGACGTCGGCCTCGAACCCACCGCCCAGAAGTACTTCGTCATCGCCGCCCACGCGGCACGCGAAGGGGGCGACCGCCCCCGCGCGGGTGAGGCCCTCTCCCGGGCCGCACGCCAGATGGTGCACCTGGGCCGGCCCGACGACGCCCTCGATCTGATGAAGCTCGCCAAGTCCGGTTCCGGGGAGGAGACCCTGCCCCGTACCCGGGCGATGCTGCACACCATCGAGGCCTGGGCGCAGGCCTCCATGGGCAGGGCCCAGGCCATGCGCCGGACCCTGGGCGAGGCCGAGGAACTGTTCGTCTCCGACAAGGGCGATGTTCCGCCGCCGAGTTGGATGCAGATGTTCGACGAGGCGGACATGCACGGCATGCAGGCTCTCGCCTACCGCACCCTCGCCGAGCACGACCCCGCCGCCGCCGGCATCGCCCAGCGCCATGCCAAGCAGGCGCTGGAGCTGAGGGAGGGCGGCCGTCAGCGGTCCAAGATCTTCGACTACCTCTCCATGGCGTCGGCGTGTTTCATCGCCGACGACCCGGAACAGGCCGACAGGTACGCCCGGTTGGCGCTGGTGTCGATAGGGGAGACCTCGTCGCACCGCACCTGGGACCGGCTCCGGGAGATGTACCGGCTCACCGGGCAGTTCGCGGGCTACGCGAAGATCGAGGACCTCCGTGAGGAGATCCAGCACGCGTTGCCCGGCAGCCCGTCCAAGAGCGTGCGG